A segment of the Fibrobacter succinogenes subsp. succinogenes S85 genome:
GTGTAGGGACGATATCATGCTTTTTCAACCCCTCTGACGCCCTCGACTTGCCTTATCTTGGTCACAATTGCATCGACCTGGTCCTTGCGGAACGCCTTGAATTCCATACGGATGCGTCCCGTGTACTGGGCACTGGCGATACTCATTCTATCCAGCGACAAGTTCTCGTCTTTCAGAACCATCAGGATGCTTAATGGCAAGTTTCTGCGGTTGTCCGTTTCAATTGTGAGGTGCGTCGTAAATGGCTTTGTGACGTCGGCGCTCCAGTCAACGGGGAGGCGCTGGTCGGTCGGCAAGTCCTTGAGGCAAGGGCAGTCGCTCTTGTGGACTTCAATACCGATTTGCGGGCGCATCACGCCGACAATCTTATCACCCGGGACAGGGCCGCAGCAGCTTGCGAAATGGATGAGAAGACTGGTTTCTTGGCCAATCATCAACGGCATTTCGTCGGTGAGCGTGTTGTCCATGTCCTTTCCGAATTTCGGATAGAAGCGGATGGCTGCGGTTTCCTTGGATATGTCGTTTCCGCCGTTCAAGAAACGGTGGATGTCCTGGAGCGGCAGTTCGCCCTGGCCGATTTTCTCGAAAAATTCGTTGAGGCTCGTCATGCCGAAGTTCTTGAGGATGTCCTCTTCCTTCGGGCGTTTGTCCTTTTCAATTTTCAGGAGGCGGAGCTCGCGAGTCCAGATTTCTTTACCGAGGCTGCGGGACTGCGTGATGATGCTTGTCTTCATCCACTTGCGGAGTTCCTGCTTTGCCTTGATGGTCTTGACCATTTCAAGCCATTCCGGGCTCGGTTCCTGGTTCGGGCTCTTTAAAATCTGGATGGTGGCACCGTGCGGCACGGGTTCATCGAGACTCACAACCTTGTCGTTAATGCGTGCACCGATGCAGTGCAGGCCAAGCTCCGTGTGTACTGCAAATGCAAAGTCCAAAACGATGGCGCCTTCGGGGAGTTCAACGGATGCTCCCTTCGGGGTGAACACCGTCATGCCTTCGGGCTTCAAGTCTACTTTCAAGAAGTCGAGGTATTCTTTGGAGTCCGAGATTTCGGATTGCAGCTTGACCATGTGGTCGAGCCAGGCGAGTTCTTCGCCTTCGTGCTGCGTTTCCATCTTGTAGGCCCAGTGGGCGGCAAATCCCTTTTCGGCGGTTAAGTCCATGTCCTTTGTGCGGATCTGGACTTCGACCATCTTGTTTTCAGGACCGATGACGGTTGTATGGATACTTTGGTAAAGGTTCGGCTTCGGGGTGGCGATGTAGTCCTTGAAGCGGCTTTGCAGCGGCGTCCAGAGGTTGTGCACGTAACCCAGAGCGAGGTAGCATTCAGGTATCGTCTCGACGATAATGCGGATGGCGAAAATGTCGAAGATGTCTTCGAACCCGCAACCGCGTGCAATCATCTTGTTATAGATGCTGTATATATTCTTGGTGCGCCCCTGGATGGTGCAGTCGAAGTCTTCGAGAGCCATCTTGATCTGAAGCGGGCCAATCACGGATTGCACGTAGTTTTCGCGCTTTTCCTTGTTCTCGATAAGGGCATCGACGAGCTTCTGGTATTCATCCGGGTTCACGTACTTGAAGCTCAAGTCTTCGAGTTCGGTTTTCAGCTTGTATAGACCGAATCTATGGGTGAGCGGTACGTAAATGTCGAGCGTTTCCTGGGCGATAATCTTACGCTTTTCGGGCTTCATGTATCGCATGGTGCGCATGTTGTGGATGCGGTCTGCGATTTTAATCATGATGACGCGCGGGTCTTTGGCCATGGCCGTAATGAGCTTACGGTAGGTACTTGCCTTTTGCGCCGTCTTGCTTGCTTCCTGGACTGCGGTAATCTTTGTCACCGCATCGACCATGAACGCCGTGTCTTCGCCAAAAAGTTCAGAAATTTCACTGAGGGTATGCGGGGTGTCTTCCACCACGTCGTGCAATAAGCCTGCGAGTACCGTTGCCTGGTCTTGCTTGAGGTCTGCAAGAATCTTGGCCACTTCGTAAGGGTGTTCTGTGTAGGGCATGCCGCTCTTGCGGTATTGACCATCGTGGGCATCGGCAATAAAGGCTATAGCTTTTCTGAGAATCCCTTCGTCAAGTTTGGGATTCTTCTTAAGGAGCACACTTACAATGTGCTCTTGGTTCGTTGTAAATTTAGCCTGATCCATCATTCTCAATTTATCTAATAATTTGATACTTATGCGGCTTTTTTTCAAAAATATGCCAAAAATAAGACGAAAAAAGCATCGACTTGACTAGAAAAAAGGAAAAATTGAAAATTTCCAGTTTGCGGGTAGATGCATCTGAATGAGTGCGTTGTAACTGTTACAACAAAAAAGTTATTACACCTCGCCCAAAATTTTTAGAATAGATTAATTTAAAGGACAACAATTTCGCCGAATTCACGGCTGTTGTTGGGGTTGGTATACAATGAATAAGTGGATGAAAGTAATGCCTGTGGCAGTTGCTGCCTTTGGCTTATGGGCGTGCGGCGATGAAGCTATGACTTCTGCCGCGCAATGTACAACAAAAGAATGCTTGGAACAGGTCGGTCAATCCGCTGGAATTATTTCTGGTGGAGAATCTAGCTCCAGTTCGTACGCCGAAAATAGCGTGGAATCAAGTTCTGATGACGGTTCTGGCAGTCAGGGACCTGATTCTTCTGCAGATGCACAATCTCCGACGAGTAGTTCTGATGTCGCTATTTCTAGCGGTGCATCTAGTAGTAGTGTCGCGGGGCCTGTGCTATCATCGAGCAGTGAGGCTTTGCTAGAAAGCAGCAGCAATGCCGTCTCTAGTTCTAGCCGTGGACATCATCATTCTAGTTCGTCTGCAGCAAAGCCGGAAGTCTCTAGCTCTAGCGAATCAACGCCTCCGACTCCGGTAAATGAATTTGTCGAAGACCATCGCAGTGAATGCCAGATTGGCAATATCCCTTCAAGCGTGAACAACGCAAAACTGCCGGACCCGTTTATGGGTCTTGATGGCAAGCGTATTTCTAGCAAGGCAGATTGGAAATGCCGTCGTGAAGAAATTGGTGCCATGTACGAAAAGCTCATGTTCGGTACAAAGCCGCGCAATCCTGAAAAAGTCGAAGGCTCGTATTCTGGCGGAAAGCTCACCATTAAGGTCACGGACAAGGGCAAATCCGGTTCGTTCTCCGTGAAAATCAGCAACGCCGGTACCAAGGACAAGCCGAAGCCTGCGATGATCGGTTTTGGCGGTGGCATGATGGGCGGTTGCGGAAGCCTCGGCAACGCAACGAACGGTCTTGACATCGCTCAGATTACGTTTAACCCGGATGACGTCGCCCCAGAAAGCGGTGGCGGTATGTTCTTCCAGCTTTATAACCAGGGCCAAGGCACCATCATCGCATGGGCATGGGGCGTAAGCCGCATTATCGACGCTCTCGAAAAGACTCCTGAAGCGGGTATCGATGTCAAGCATCTCGCCATGACGGGTTGCTCTCGCTGGGGTAAGGGTACTCTTGCCGTGGGTGCATTCGATGAACGTATTGCCCTCACGATTCCGCAGGAATCTGGTTCCGGTGGCGCATCGCTTTGGCGCGTGGGTGCTCAGGTCAACAAGCAGAAGGGTAAGCAGTTCGTTCAGGGCTTGAGCAGTGCCGGTACCGAAGGCAAGTGGATGATTTCTAGTTTCAAGAACTACGATGGCAAGGAAAATACGCTCCCGTTTGACCAGCACATGTTGGTGGCTATGGTGGCTCCGCGTGCGCTCCTCATTCTCGATAATGCAGGTCAGGAATGGTTGGGCGAAGTTCCGTCGAACTATTGCGGACAAGCTTCTAAGGAAGTTTATGACGCTCTCGGTGCAACGGAAAATTACACCTACAGCCAGGAAGGCGGTCATGGTCACTGCCAGCTTCCGAACGGGCAGTTTGACGAAGTCAAGGACTTTATGAACAAGTTCTTGCTCGGCAAGGATGCCAAGACGGGTAAGATTGACTACACCAAGAATACTCAAACCATCAACTTCAAAAAGTCTGAATGGATTGACTGGGAAACACCTAGCTTGAAATAATGCTGCGGCAGACTCGTTAATCGAGAATCGCGGAACTTAAAAAAAGACCTCGCAATCGCGAGGCTCTTTTCTTATAAAGAAT
Coding sequences within it:
- a CDS encoding RelA/SpoT family protein, with translation MMDQAKFTTNQEHIVSVLLKKNPKLDEGILRKAIAFIADAHDGQYRKSGMPYTEHPYEVAKILADLKQDQATVLAGLLHDVVEDTPHTLSEISELFGEDTAFMVDAVTKITAVQEASKTAQKASTYRKLITAMAKDPRVIMIKIADRIHNMRTMRYMKPEKRKIIAQETLDIYVPLTHRFGLYKLKTELEDLSFKYVNPDEYQKLVDALIENKEKRENYVQSVIGPLQIKMALEDFDCTIQGRTKNIYSIYNKMIARGCGFEDIFDIFAIRIIVETIPECYLALGYVHNLWTPLQSRFKDYIATPKPNLYQSIHTTVIGPENKMVEVQIRTKDMDLTAEKGFAAHWAYKMETQHEGEELAWLDHMVKLQSEISDSKEYLDFLKVDLKPEGMTVFTPKGASVELPEGAIVLDFAFAVHTELGLHCIGARINDKVVSLDEPVPHGATIQILKSPNQEPSPEWLEMVKTIKAKQELRKWMKTSIITQSRSLGKEIWTRELRLLKIEKDKRPKEEDILKNFGMTSLNEFFEKIGQGELPLQDIHRFLNGGNDISKETAAIRFYPKFGKDMDNTLTDEMPLMIGQETSLLIHFASCCGPVPGDKIVGVMRPQIGIEVHKSDCPCLKDLPTDQRLPVDWSADVTKPFTTHLTIETDNRRNLPLSILMVLKDENLSLDRMSIASAQYTGRIRMEFKAFRKDQVDAIVTKIRQVEGVRGVEKA